One genomic region from Opisthocomus hoazin isolate bOpiHoa1 chromosome Z, bOpiHoa1.hap1, whole genome shotgun sequence encodes:
- the FRMPD1 gene encoding FERM and PDZ domain-containing protein 1, producing MEDLETNLIQTRKACRVEQMVAKWLHRSRDGSSRGRVSVTDSTSDGSGQPASRVKLTVTVYKDLVLHHYGFEICPNLPLTIASVTAGSTAEGKLQPGDQLLLINSVAVDDLSVERAADIIREAGDELLLTVLRCTSGGPKSSFLTAEKRARLKTNPVKVRFAEEVLVNGHTQGNSLLCMPNVLKVYLENGQTKAFRFETSTTVKDIVLTLKEKLSIRSIAHFALALEEQYNVAKIHLLHEEELIEQVVQKRESHDCRCLFRVCFVPKDPLDLLQEDSIAFEYLYLQSCSDVLQERFAVEMKCSVALRLAALHIQERIYACAQPQKVSLKYIARDWGIENFISPTLLRNMRGKDIKKAISYHMKRNQVLLDPRQKHMLTAVQVRLSYLQILGDLKMYNGKIFNATLMLQDRESYVALLVGAKYGVSQIINNKLNIITSLAEFANISRVELTEESEKVSMVKIYLQDLKLLTLLLESNSAKDLVCLIIGYYRLFVDPNVSIFTWGEKKQQLHRVSAEEGYESRTFSDSEDSWDLDSSSEHCLDTPVAYSSAHPVCNEEELGEVHSLEKRSTKPQDGGSDQCGGGDNATDSTSEASDSTNTESRGFKTSGSSDSMDALEEDELEACSSSRPEFFHFYTPTVQEMSSSDKNFFPVRAAGDSSRAETRDYFCFLQVPHAEEPGCEDSPSEQRWEDTGASVLETTLSERNTIGYYSLCYSISPAGSMERSNISCSPQRSPWKDGSAQEEAPCGAEQTAEARDLILEPPPGFGDTSSEEEFYDAADRFSPLDTLAGYNMMSQEGTDNSSCILKKPRCSSLGENLMTSQTAKEKHRREKELTYAKSLRKRRSFLKTDYTSQVTFPLALPGSLQSCCSWPPPLPALAQPPAPPFLEDMKKDAELGLPAATEAQRDSTSANPSSDMMEMEPDTMETKSVTDWVVSSISAVRLQGHQHREASAGIAIHGNGRLQPAHVVHPPFLSLEEAVPLPGGHSRAAQESSSMKTNNAWLSEESCVATRGWLTHVALEEVGEATEAQHETGNVPPFLGKEVACPANEHTLPPSAHGPGVASPHEVAQDQELLPSAARQAACKEPVLVPCEERKGHCDSCAENSSDSALSQAKSRQVVNKQALRKVHNKNHVGFPDAAQLLTDCSSTSGVITRLSWLSFGVRTDLASPSTSQERADIPLELSASRKTSGCLGADAVRREMQTTPAGLPFEKELVNSQGLHEGEPRKDVGSVAHEQPRPVQAPLWREQAAEVGKDSALTPSLGLSISLGRIPLGSLAKRAGDLGASNHSFLCFNHKKDKQTPSDTIMTRFLHFSTMKKTAPPQLGMDKCSCRLSYMSCFNKPDDKGECETTIPMCNTFLGPLTTPPPSTRSPPGTPVGSYPVSIAGDDVWWDPHVQALSQLKDQAQMSPADFSCFLAFTTELQEVVRKFSENQATHLQDQCAEQGAESKGALGVASRDLLSSCQELLKTEQPLRELQDALRVTFDHLVQLAVACFQVTHCQLCRQRQQELGAALVDVVGTYHQLVQAVHQQLRRQGCPDLGARLLTRQHTALTAAMFCLLQQFRVPQLM from the exons GGGCAGAGTGTCTGTGACAGACAGCACCAGTGATGGCAGTGGCCAGCCTGCCAGCCGTGTCAAACTTACTGTCACAGTATACAAAGATTTGGTCCTCCATCACTATGGCTTTGAGATTTGTCCAAACCTTCCTCTTACGATTGCATCTGTCACTGCAG GGAGCACCGCCGAAGGGAAGCTGCAGCCAGGAGACCAGCTCCTCCTGATAAACTCCGTGGCAGTGGACGACCTGTCTGTTGAACGAGCAGCGGACATCATCAG GGAGGCTGGTGACGAGCTCCTCCTAACCGTCCTGCGCTGCACATCG GGTGGGCCTAAGTCATCGTTTCTTACTGCAGAGAAGAGAGCAAGGCTGAAAACAAACCCCGTGAAAGTACGGTTTGCAGAGGAAGTGCTGGTGAATGGACACACACAG GGGAATTCTCTTCTTTGTATGCCTAATGTTCTCAAGGTGTACTTGGAAAATGGCCAGACGAAGGCTTTCAGGTTTGAGACAAGCACTACTGTGAAG GACATTGTTCTCACCCTGAAGGAGAAGCTCTCCATCCGGAGCATCGCGCACTTTGCCCTCGCTCTGGAGGAGCAGTACAATGTGGCAAAGATCCATCTGCTGCATGAGGAGGAGCTCATCGAGCAG GTGGTCCAAAAAAGAGAATCTCATGACTGCCGATGCCTCTTCAGAGTTTGCTTTGTCCCAAAGGACCCCTTAGACCTCCTGCAGGAAGACTCAATTGCCTTCGAGTATCTCTACCTGCAG AGCTGCAGTGACGTGCTTCAGGAAAGATTTGCTGTGGAAATGAAATGCAGTGTGGCATTACGCCTGGCTGCTCTGCACATACAGGAGAGGATCTATGCTTGTGCTCAGCCACAGAAAGTATCCTTGAAGTACATTGC GAGGGACTGGGGAATTGAAAACTTCATTTCACCAACTTTGCTTCGAAACATGAGAGGGAAGGATATCAAGAAAGCCATCAGCTACCACATGAAGCGGAACCAGGTGCTGCTGGACCCCCGGCAGAAG CATATGCTCACAGCAGTCCAAGTGCGCCTGAGCTACCTACAAATACTGGGAGACCTGAAGATGTACAACGGGAAGATCTTTAATGCCACCCTGATG CTACAGGACCGAGAATCATACGTTGCCTTGCTGGTGGGTGCCAAGTATGGGGTGAGCCAGATTATCAATAATAAGCTCAACATCATAACAAGTCTGGCAGAGTTTGCAAACATCAGCAGGGTGGAGCTTACAGAGGAGTCTGAAAAAGTGAGCATGGTGAAAATCTACTTGCAGGATCTGAAG ctgCTGACTCTGCTGCTGGAATCAAACAGTGCAAAAGATCTTGTCTGCCTCATCATTGGCTATTACAGACTGTTCGTGGATCCAAATGTCTCCATATTtacctggggagagaaaaaacaacaactgCACCGTGTGTCAGCTGAagaag GGTATGAGTCTCGAACGTTCAGTGACTCTGAAGACTCCTGGGACCTGGATTCCTCCTCAGAGCATTGCTTGGACACTCCTGTAGCATACAGCAGTGCCCATCCTGTGTGCAACGAGGAAGAGCTGGGAGAGGTGCACAGCCTGGAGAAACGCAGCACAAAGCCCCAAGATGGAGGGAGTGACCAATGTGGTGGGGGTGACAATGCAACAGACAGCACATCCGAGGCTTCAGATTCCACCAACACCGAGAGCCGAGGGTTTAAAACAAGTGGCTCCAGTGACTCTATGGATGCACTGGAGGAAGATGAGTTGGAAGCTTGCTCTTCCTCCAGGCCGGAGTTTTTCCACTTCTACACACCAACTGTGCAGGAGATGAGCAGCTCAGACAAGAACTTCTTCCCCGTTCGTGCTGCAGGAGACTCTAGCAGGGCAGAAACCAGAGACTACTTCTGTTTCTTGCAGGTACCACATGCAGAGgagcctgggtgtgaagacagcCCCTCTGAGCAGAGATGGGAGGACACTGGTGCATCTGTGCTGGAGACCACGCTGTCTGAGAGAAACACCATAGGGTATTACAGCCTGTGCTACAGTATATCCCCTGCAGGCAGCATGGAGAGGAGCAACATCAGTTGCAGTCCTCAGAGAAGTCCTTGGAAAGATGGGTCTGCCCAGGAAGAGGCACCATGTGGAGCAGAGCAGACTGCAGAGGCAAGAGACCTCATTTTGGAGCCACCCCCAGGCTTTGGTGACACCAGCTCTGAGGAGGAGTTCTATGATGCTGCAGACAGGTTCAGCCCCCTGGATACCCTTGCAG GCTACAATATGATGTCCCAGGAGGGCACAGACAACTCCTCTTGCATCCTAAAGAAACCAAGGTGTTCCAGCTTGGGGGAAAACCTGATGACAAGCCAGACAGCAAAGGAGAAACACAGAAGGGAGAAGGAGCTGACATATGCCAAGagcctgaggaagaggaggtcTTTCCTGAAAACTGATTACACCTCGCAGGTCACTTTCCCCTTAGCTTTGCcaggctctctgcagagctgctgctcttggCCACCCCCCCTACCAGCCCTTGCTCAGCCCCCTGCTCCACCCTTCTTAGAGGACATGAAGAAGGATGCAGAGCTGGGACTTCCTGCTGCCACCGAGGCCCAGAGAGACAGCACTAGCGCAAACCCGTCCTCTGACATGATGGAAATGGAGCCTGACACCATGGAAACAAAATCAGTGACTGACTGGGTGGTTTCTTCCATTTCAGCTGTTCGCCTGCAGGGTCACCAGCACAGGGAGGCAAGCGCAGGCATTGCCATACATGGCAATGGTCGCCTCCAACCTGCACATGTGGTACATCCACCTTTTCTGTCCCTGGAGGAAGCTGTACCCCTTCCTGGGGGACATAGCAGAGCTGCCCAGGAAAGCTCCTCCATGAAGACAAATAATGCGTGGCTGAGTGAGGAGAGCTGTGTGGCCACCAGAGGCTGGCTGACCCACGTGGCACTGGAGGAGGTAGGTGAGGCGACTGAAGCCCAGCACGAGACTGGAAACGTACCCCCATTCCTAGGCAAAGAGGTGGCCTGCCCTGCTAatgaacacacattgccaccgtCAGCTCATGGCCCCGGTGTGGCCTCTCCCCATGAGGTGGCCCAGGACCAGGAACTGCTCCCCAGTGCTGCGAGGCAAGCAGCATGTAAGGAGCCTGTCCTGGTTCCctgtgaagaaagaaaaggtcATTGTGACAGCtgtgctgaaaacagcagtgACAGTGCATTGTCACAGGCAAAAAGTAGACAAGTGGTAAACAAGCAGGCCTTACGGAAAGTGCACAATAAAAACCATGTGGGTTTTCCAGATGCAGCCCAGCTCTTAACAGATTGCAGCAGCACTTCAGGGGTTATAACTCGCCTCTCCTGGCTCTCATTTGGGGTGAGGACAGACCTCGCATCACCCAGCACATCTCAGGAAAGGGCAGATATCCCATTAGAGCTTTCAGCTTCTCGGAAGACCAGTGGGTGCCTGGGAGCTGATGCTGTTAGAAGGGAAATGCAAACAACCCCAGCTGGACTGCCCTTTGAGAAAGAGTTGGTAAACAGCCAGGGGCTGCATGAAGGAGAGCCCAGAAAAGACGTAGGAAGTGTGGCTCATGAACAGCCACGGCCTGTCCAGGCTCCTCTTTGGAGAGAACAGGCAGCTGAGGTGGGGAAAGACTCTGCTCTGACTCCATCTCTAGGGCTTTCCATCTCCTTAGGCCGAATTCCCTTGGGCTCATTGGCAAAAAGAGCAGGAGATCTTGGGGCTTCAAATCACTCCTTCCTCTGCTTTAACCACAAGAAAGATAAGCAGACCCCTTCTGACACCATCATGACAAGGTTCTTGCATTTTTCCACAATGAAGAAGACAGCTCCACCACAGCTTGGGATGGACAAGTGCAGCTGTCGGCTGTCCTACATGAGCTGCTTCAACAAACCTGATGACAAGGGGGAATGTGAAACCACCATCCCCATGTGCAACACATTTCTGGGGCCCctcaccaccccaccacccagcACCCGCAGTCCTCCTGGGACCCCTGTGGGCAGTTACCCAGTTTCCATTGCTGGGGATGATGTATGGTGGGACCCTCATGTCCAAGCCCTCAGCCAGCTGAAGGACCAGGCACAGATGAGCCCTGCAGATTTCTCCTGCTTCCTAGCCTTCACTACAGAGCTTCAGGAGGTTGTGAGGAAGTTCTCCGAGAATCAAGCAACCCACCTGCAAGATCAATGTGCAGAGCAGGGTGCTGAGAGCAAGGGTGCCCTTGGCGTAGCCTCCCGGGACCTGCTGTCCAGTTGCCAGGAGCTCCTGAAAACAGAGCAGCCCCTCAGAGAGCTGCAGGATGCGCTGAGGGTGACATTTGACCACCTGGTTCAGCTGGCAGTGGCCTGCTTCCAGGTGACGCactgccagctctgcaggcaaaggcagcaggagcttGGGGCTGCGCTTGTGGATGTGGTGGGCACCTACCACCAGCTCGTGCAGGCTGTTCACCAGCAGCTTCGCAGGCAAGGCTGCCCAGATCTGGGTGCCAGGCTCCTTACCCGCCAACACACAGCCCTTACAGCTGCCATGTTTTGTCTCCTGCAGCAGTTCAGGGTACCCCAATTAATGTGA